One Flavobacteriales bacterium genomic region harbors:
- a CDS encoding bifunctional aconitate hydratase 2/2-methylisocitrate dehydratase: MNTYKDYIQEIKDRKDQGLNPKPIDSGELLSEIISKIKDLDNVDREASLNFFIYNTLPGTTSAGGVKAKFLKEIIIGESVVEEITATFAFELLSHMKGGPSIEVLLDLALGSDASIAKEAASVLKTQVFLYEADTDRLEDAFKNGNEIAKEIIESYSKAEFFTELPDVAEEVTAVTYILGEGDISTDLLSPGNQAHSRSDRELHGKCFVSPEGQEEIKALQAQHPGKSVMLIAEKGTMGVGSSRMSGVNNVALWTGKEASPYIPFIKYAPIVAGTNGISPIFLTTVGVTGGIGIDLQNWVKKLDAEGNPIRNEDGEAILEEVYSVATGTILTINLKKKKLYNGDQELKDISAALTPQKLEFIKAGGSYAIVFGKKLQSFASKALGIELVSVFAPSKEVSHEGQGLTAVEKIFNRNAVGTTPGKVLHAGSDVRVEVNIVGSQDTTGLMTSQELESMAATVISPIVDGAYQSGCHTASVWDSKSQANTPRLMKFMNDFGLITARDPKGEYHSMTDVIHKVLNDITVDDWAIIIGGDSHTRMSKGVAYGADSGTVALALATGEASMPIPESVKVTFKGDMKDHMDFRDVVHATQSQMLKKFGGDNVFQGRIIEVHIGTLPADQAFTFTDWTAEMKAKASICISEDATLIESLEIAKGRIQVMIDKGMDNKKQVLQGLIDIANKRIDEVKSGEKPALTPDANAKYYAEFVVDLDVIVEPMIADPDVNNDDVSKRYTHDTIRELSEYGGDKKVDLGFVGSCMVHKGDMKIVSQMLKNIEKQQGKVEFHAPLIVAAPTYNIIDELKAEGDWDILQKYSGFELDDAAPKAVIRTEYENMMYLERPGCNLCMGNQEKAAKGDTVMATSTRLFQGRVVEDSERKKGESLLASTPVVVLSAILGRIPNMDEYKSAVVGINLTKFSPTLKKMCS, translated from the coding sequence ATGAATACATATAAAGATTACATCCAGGAGATCAAAGATCGAAAAGACCAAGGGCTTAACCCTAAACCAATCGATAGTGGCGAATTGCTAAGCGAAATCATTTCGAAAATAAAAGATTTGGATAACGTAGATAGAGAGGCTTCTCTTAACTTCTTTATCTATAATACACTACCAGGAACAACCAGTGCAGGTGGTGTAAAAGCTAAGTTTTTAAAGGAAATCATTATAGGGGAATCTGTTGTAGAAGAAATTACGGCAACTTTCGCCTTTGAATTATTGTCTCATATGAAAGGTGGGCCTTCAATTGAGGTTCTACTTGATCTAGCTCTAGGTAGTGATGCATCTATTGCAAAAGAAGCTGCAAGTGTTCTTAAAACACAAGTTTTTCTTTATGAGGCGGACACTGATCGATTAGAAGATGCATTCAAAAACGGTAATGAAATAGCTAAGGAGATTATAGAAAGTTACTCTAAGGCTGAGTTTTTTACTGAACTACCAGACGTAGCTGAAGAGGTTACTGCTGTTACTTATATTTTGGGTGAAGGTGATATTTCAACTGATTTATTATCTCCAGGTAACCAGGCTCATTCACGATCAGATCGTGAACTGCATGGTAAATGTTTTGTTTCTCCAGAAGGGCAAGAAGAGATTAAGGCATTGCAAGCACAGCATCCAGGCAAGAGTGTGATGTTAATTGCAGAGAAAGGAACTATGGGTGTTGGTTCATCAAGGATGTCGGGTGTAAACAACGTGGCTCTTTGGACAGGTAAAGAAGCAAGTCCATATATTCCATTTATTAAATATGCTCCAATCGTTGCTGGAACAAATGGAATTTCTCCTATTTTCCTAACAACTGTTGGTGTTACTGGAGGGATTGGAATTGATCTTCAAAACTGGGTTAAAAAGCTAGATGCAGAAGGTAATCCTATTCGTAACGAAGATGGAGAGGCTATTTTGGAGGAAGTATACTCAGTTGCGACAGGGACTATCCTTACAATTAACCTGAAGAAGAAGAAGCTTTATAATGGCGATCAAGAATTGAAAGATATCTCGGCGGCTCTTACTCCTCAGAAGTTAGAATTCATTAAGGCTGGTGGTTCATACGCTATCGTATTTGGTAAAAAACTTCAATCGTTTGCATCGAAAGCTTTGGGTATCGAACTTGTATCCGTATTTGCTCCTTCAAAAGAAGTATCTCATGAAGGTCAAGGTCTTACTGCAGTGGAAAAAATATTCAATAGAAACGCTGTTGGTACAACTCCAGGTAAAGTTTTACATGCGGGATCAGATGTTCGTGTGGAGGTGAACATCGTTGGATCGCAGGATACAACAGGTCTTATGACTTCTCAGGAATTGGAGTCTATGGCTGCTACAGTTATTTCTCCGATTGTTGACGGTGCTTACCAATCAGGTTGTCATACTGCTTCTGTATGGGATAGCAAATCGCAAGCAAATACGCCTAGACTAATGAAGTTCATGAATGACTTTGGTCTTATTACTGCTCGTGACCCTAAAGGCGAATATCATTCGATGACAGATGTAATCCACAAGGTTCTTAACGATATTACGGTAGACGACTGGGCAATCATCATCGGTGGTGATTCTCATACAAGAATGTCTAAAGGTGTTGCTTATGGCGCTGACTCAGGAACAGTTGCACTTGCGCTTGCTACTGGTGAAGCATCGATGCCAATCCCGGAATCTGTTAAAGTAACGTTCAAAGGGGATATGAAGGACCACATGGATTTCCGTGATGTAGTTCATGCCACACAATCTCAAATGCTTAAAAAGTTTGGTGGAGATAATGTATTCCAAGGTAGAATTATTGAAGTGCATATTGGTACTCTTCCTGCTGATCAAGCATTCACGTTTACTGATTGGACAGCAGAGATGAAAGCAAAAGCTTCTATTTGTATTTCAGAGGATGCTACTTTGATTGAATCTCTAGAGATTGCGAAAGGTAGAATTCAGGTCATGATCGACAAGGGCATGGACAATAAGAAACAAGTTCTTCAAGGATTGATTGATATAGCTAATAAGAGAATCGATGAAGTTAAATCGGGAGAGAAACCAGCTTTAACTCCAGATGCAAATGCGAAGTATTACGCTGAATTTGTTGTTGATCTTGATGTGATTGTTGAGCCTATGATTGCTGATCCAGATGTGAACAACGATGATGTCTCTAAACGTTATACACACGATACTATTAGAGAGTTATCAGAATATGGTGGAGATAAAAAAGTAGATCTTGGTTTTGTGGGTTCTTGTATGGTTCATAAAGGTGATATGAAAATTGTATCTCAAATGCTTAAGAATATAGAGAAACAACAAGGTAAAGTTGAGTTTCATGCTCCGTTAATCGTTGCAGCACCTACTTATAACATCATTGATGAACTTAAGGCTGAAGGCGACTGGGATATATTACAGAAGTACTCTGGTTTCGAATTAGACGATGCTGCACCTAAAGCTGTAATCAGAACTGAATATGAAAATATGATGTATTTGGAACGTCCAGGTTGTAATCTTTGTATGGGTAACCAAGAAAAGGCAGCCAAAGGAGATACTGTGATGGCAACTTCAACTCGTCTTTTTCAAGGAAGAGTCGTTGAAGATTCTGAACGTAAAAAGGGAGAGTCTTTACTCGCTTCAACACCAGTGGTAGTCTTATCTGCGATACTAGGCCGAATTCCTAATATGGATGAATACAAGTCTGCTGTGGTAGGTATTAACTTAACAAAGTTCTCACCTACACTGAAGAAGATGTGTTCGTAA
- a CDS encoding 50S ribosomal protein L9, with translation MEVILKEDVEYLGFKYDLVKVKDGYARNFLIPNGSAELATESMKKQREETLRQREGKESKLKEAALKTAELLSGTELVIFAKAGDKGKIFGSVTKTQVADAAARLGHKIDKRHLSIGTGAIKEIGKYTATVKLHREVSTEFTFEVKKEKGKK, from the coding sequence ATGGAAGTAATACTAAAAGAAGACGTCGAGTATCTTGGTTTCAAGTACGATTTAGTTAAAGTAAAGGATGGCTATGCTAGGAATTTTTTAATTCCTAATGGTTCAGCTGAACTTGCTACTGAATCAATGAAGAAGCAAAGAGAAGAAACATTACGTCAAAGAGAAGGTAAAGAGTCTAAACTCAAAGAGGCTGCTCTTAAAACCGCTGAATTGTTATCAGGTACTGAACTTGTAATATTTGCAAAAGCAGGAGATAAAGGAAAAATCTTTGGTTCTGTTACAAAAACTCAAGTTGCAGATGCTGCTGCAAGACTAGGACACAAAATCGATAAAAGACATTTGTCTATCGGTACTGGAGCAATTAAAGAAATTGGCAAGTATACTGCTACTGTTAAATTGCACAGAGAAGTTTCTACCGAATTTACTTTTGAAGTAAAGAAAGAAAAAGGGAAGAAGTAA
- a CDS encoding 30S ribosomal protein S18, whose translation MATVDNSTSEIRYLNPPVIEVEKNRYCRFSKGRIRFIDYKDGKYLLKLVNEQGKILPRRLTGTATKHQKRVSQAIKKARHLALLPYLADMLNK comes from the coding sequence ATGGCAACGGTAGATAATTCGACATCTGAAATAAGATATTTAAATCCTCCAGTAATTGAGGTAGAGAAGAACAGGTATTGTAGATTCTCTAAAGGACGAATCAGGTTTATTGATTATAAAGATGGTAAGTACCTTCTTAAATTAGTTAATGAGCAAGGTAAAATTTTACCTAGGAGATTAACAGGAACTGCTACAAAGCACCAGAAAAGAGTAAGTCAAGCGATTAAAAAAGCGAGACATTTAGCCTTATTGCCATACTTGGCAGATATGTTGAATAAATAA
- a CDS encoding 30S ribosomal protein S6, which produces MARRYEVVFIMTPVLSDSQIKDSVKKYKKLLKDGGAKVVHEENWGLKKLAYPIQKKSTGFYYLIEFEAEGSLIDSFEVAFTRDEKIIRFLTSRMDKHAVAYAEKKRLKKAEAKNEPQEEKQAENA; this is translated from the coding sequence ATGGCTAGAAGATACGAAGTAGTGTTTATAATGACTCCAGTTCTTTCCGATTCGCAAATAAAAGATTCGGTAAAGAAGTACAAGAAACTATTGAAAGATGGTGGAGCAAAAGTAGTTCACGAAGAAAACTGGGGGCTTAAAAAATTGGCTTACCCAATTCAAAAGAAATCAACTGGATTTTATTACTTAATAGAATTCGAAGCAGAAGGAAGTTTAATCGATTCTTTCGAAGTTGCGTTTACACGTGATGAGAAAATTATTAGATTCCTTACATCTAGAATGGATAAGCATGCTGTTGCTTATGCAGAAAAGAAAAGATTGAAAAAGGCTGAAGCTAAAAACGAGCCTCAAGAAGAAAAACAAGCAGAAAACGCTTAA
- a CDS encoding DNA polymerase III subunit gamma/tau produces MGSFVVSARKYRPSSFSTVVGQKSITSTLKNAIKNDHLAQSFLFCGPRGVGKTSCARILAKTVNCFNIAKSENIEACNDCESCNSFNEGHSLNIYELDAASNNSVDGIRSLVDQVRLAPQIGDKKIYIIDEVHMLSQAAFNAFLKTLEEPPEHAMFILATTEKHKIIPTILSRCQIFNFSRIGVNDIAEQLKTICEKESIEAEPRALHTIGQKADGAMRDALSIFDQVVSFAGKNITYDNVIENLNILSDEYFFKVCNAIKEKDVSSSLLTFDEILRKGFDGQHFIVGLANHFRNLLVAQDPSTLNLIETDNSVKKSIFEQSKLFDPDQIVEILNLLNKCDVGYRMSKNQRLHVELCLIFITRRNIVKKKVNTGVITEAPKKELSRPTVESTIPVPEQQTKKAKIQETPVNTGSNLDLKKEEPVQKQSFKVNTPPSVTDRKRKGSVSISNIMNSKAAEDKEGLTEEPETPFTREEFMEAWNDSVEKYKEGGKINLYNTLQKKEPIIHDDYGIEIVINNLVQEESINVEKTELLEELRKKLNNYALYLIITITEAKEEATLYTSMDKFKKLAEKNPKMLELQKKLDLEVTY; encoded by the coding sequence ATGGGAAGTTTTGTTGTTTCTGCTCGCAAATATAGGCCATCTTCATTTAGCACTGTAGTAGGCCAGAAAAGCATTACAAGCACGCTTAAAAACGCAATCAAAAACGACCATCTAGCACAATCATTTCTTTTTTGCGGTCCAAGAGGAGTCGGAAAAACCAGTTGTGCTCGGATTTTAGCCAAAACAGTTAACTGTTTTAACATTGCCAAATCCGAAAACATTGAAGCTTGTAATGATTGTGAATCGTGTAACTCGTTTAACGAAGGACATTCTTTAAATATTTACGAACTAGATGCTGCTTCAAACAATTCAGTAGATGGAATTCGAAGTCTTGTAGACCAAGTAAGATTAGCTCCTCAAATCGGAGATAAGAAAATTTATATTATTGATGAAGTTCACATGCTGTCTCAAGCAGCTTTTAATGCTTTCCTTAAAACATTAGAAGAGCCCCCAGAACATGCGATGTTTATCTTGGCGACAACCGAGAAACATAAAATCATCCCTACAATACTGTCGCGATGTCAAATTTTCAACTTCAGCCGAATTGGAGTTAATGATATAGCGGAACAACTTAAAACCATTTGCGAAAAGGAGTCGATAGAGGCCGAGCCGAGAGCGCTACATACTATTGGTCAAAAAGCAGATGGCGCTATGCGAGATGCGCTTTCAATATTCGATCAGGTGGTGAGCTTTGCAGGGAAGAACATTACTTACGATAATGTTATTGAGAATCTAAACATCTTAAGCGATGAATACTTCTTTAAAGTTTGCAATGCGATAAAGGAAAAGGATGTTTCTTCTTCTCTTCTCACTTTCGATGAAATATTAAGAAAAGGATTTGATGGCCAACATTTTATTGTAGGGCTAGCCAATCATTTTAGAAACCTATTAGTTGCACAAGACCCTTCTACACTTAATTTGATCGAAACAGATAATAGTGTTAAGAAATCAATCTTTGAGCAGTCTAAGCTATTTGACCCCGATCAGATAGTAGAGATCCTCAATTTACTTAACAAATGTGATGTGGGGTATCGCATGAGTAAGAACCAACGTTTACATGTTGAGCTGTGCCTCATCTTCATCACTAGAAGAAACATTGTAAAAAAAAAAGTTAATACTGGCGTAATTACAGAAGCTCCTAAAAAGGAACTATCTCGCCCTACGGTTGAATCGACTATTCCAGTTCCAGAACAACAAACTAAAAAAGCGAAAATTCAAGAGACACCGGTTAATACTGGATCGAATCTAGACCTCAAAAAAGAAGAGCCTGTTCAAAAACAATCTTTTAAGGTAAATACCCCACCTTCGGTAACGGATAGAAAAAGAAAAGGCTCAGTTTCCATTTCAAATATCATGAACAGCAAAGCTGCTGAAGATAAAGAGGGTTTAACAGAAGAACCTGAAACGCCATTTACGCGTGAAGAGTTTATGGAAGCATGGAATGATTCAGTCGAAAAATATAAAGAAGGAGGAAAAATCAATCTCTATAATACACTTCAAAAGAAAGAACCTATAATTCATGATGATTATGGCATAGAAATAGTCATCAACAATCTAGTTCAAGAGGAGTCTATCAATGTAGAAAAAACAGAATTACTTGAGGAGCTTAGAAAAAAGCTAAATAACTATGCGCTCTATTTAATAATTACGATTACGGAAGCTAAGGAAGAAGCTACCCTGTATACATCTATGGACAAGTTCAAGAAGCTTGCAGAAAAGAATCCTAAAATGCTTGAATTACAGAAGAAACTAGATCTTGAAGTTACTTACTAG
- the icd gene encoding NADP-dependent isocitrate dehydrogenase has translation MAGEKITVAEGGKLNVPSHPIIPFIEGDGIGADIWPVAKKVIDRAIEISYGTDRKIEWKEILVGEKAFNTVNEWLPEVSLEIIRENLIAIKGPLTTPIGGGMRSLNVALRQKLDLYTCIRPVRWFQGVPSPMLHPDWIDMVIFRENTEDIYAGIEWMSGTPECNKVIKFLREEMGVQEIRFPDTSSIGIKPVSKQGSERLIRAAIKYAIKHKKPSVTLVHKGNIMKYTEGAFKNWGYALARNEFGPHVFTWEEYDEIMDKDGAKSANNAQNQAIEDGKVIIKDSLADAFLQQIELRPKNYSVIATLNLNGDYISDALAAAVGGIGIAPGANVNYKTGHAIFEATHGTAPKYAGKDKVNPCSLILSAVLMLEHLGWQEPADLIVQGIEDAIGDKRVTYDFARLMSGATLLKCSEFGDELIKHMEA, from the coding sequence ATGGCAGGAGAAAAGATAACTGTAGCGGAAGGTGGTAAACTAAATGTGCCTAGCCACCCTATTATCCCTTTTATCGAAGGTGATGGAATCGGTGCCGATATTTGGCCTGTTGCTAAAAAAGTAATTGATCGTGCAATCGAAATCTCATACGGTACTGATAGAAAGATTGAATGGAAAGAAATTCTCGTTGGAGAAAAAGCGTTTAATACAGTTAATGAATGGCTTCCAGAAGTTAGCCTTGAAATTATAAGAGAAAACTTAATTGCTATTAAAGGGCCTTTAACCACACCAATTGGAGGCGGGATGAGGTCTCTTAACGTAGCCCTAAGACAAAAACTAGACTTATATACTTGCATTCGACCGGTTAGATGGTTTCAAGGCGTCCCTTCTCCTATGCTACATCCAGACTGGATTGACATGGTAATATTCAGAGAAAACACAGAAGATATATACGCTGGCATAGAGTGGATGTCTGGTACTCCTGAATGTAATAAAGTAATTAAATTCTTACGAGAAGAAATGGGGGTACAAGAGATTAGGTTTCCTGACACTTCCTCAATAGGTATTAAGCCAGTATCTAAACAAGGTTCAGAGCGACTAATCCGAGCAGCAATCAAATATGCGATTAAGCACAAAAAACCTTCTGTTACATTAGTTCACAAAGGAAACATAATGAAATATACAGAGGGAGCCTTTAAAAACTGGGGTTATGCTCTCGCTCGAAATGAATTTGGACCGCACGTTTTTACTTGGGAAGAGTACGACGAGATAATGGATAAAGATGGGGCAAAATCAGCAAACAATGCCCAAAACCAGGCAATTGAAGATGGCAAAGTGATCATTAAAGATTCTTTAGCAGACGCGTTCCTTCAGCAAATTGAATTAAGACCAAAAAACTACTCTGTAATAGCAACGCTGAACCTTAATGGAGATTACATTTCAGATGCACTAGCAGCTGCTGTGGGCGGAATAGGCATTGCGCCAGGAGCTAATGTTAATTACAAAACCGGTCACGCAATATTTGAAGCTACACATGGAACTGCTCCAAAGTACGCTGGTAAAGACAAAGTAAATCCATGCTCATTAATCCTATCTGCCGTTCTTATGCTAGAGCACTTAGGATGGCAAGAGCCCGCGGATTTAATTGTTCAAGGTATCGAAGATGCAATCGGCGACAAACGTGTTACTTACGATTTCGCACGTTTAATGAGCGGTGCTACATTACTGAAATGTTCAGAATTTGGTGATGAGCTTATCAAACACATGGAGGCTTAG
- a CDS encoding DUF3822 family protein: MEIGNNIKPNIDLIDDAFQPNMVADCRLNILLTPRHFTASIFDTYNNKYVGLQKIGFSNNLQLVEILHQDLFQNKFGSVQAFTNQSTSTIVPSALYEEKNKSQYLAFVNGKEDGIEIRTDNLNSASAKVIYGVDSDINNIFFKQFENIKFNHFSTAFIESLIQRHKNEEKLNCFASIDSDSFHLVVIQGKNLLFINRFDYTKNEDILYFILFAFEQLNLNPETISLQLFGAPNGITELHNTLLNYVRNVVLGKRLHSVDFSYVFNEIEDHEHFILLNNYVCE, encoded by the coding sequence GTGGAAATTGGGAATAATATAAAGCCTAATATCGATCTTATTGACGATGCTTTTCAGCCAAATATGGTTGCTGATTGCCGTTTAAACATTCTTCTTACCCCAAGACACTTTACCGCTAGCATTTTTGATACATACAACAACAAGTATGTAGGTCTTCAAAAAATCGGATTTTCAAATAACTTGCAGTTGGTGGAGATTCTCCACCAAGATTTATTTCAAAACAAATTCGGCTCAGTACAAGCTTTCACGAATCAATCTACTAGTACGATTGTCCCTAGCGCTCTCTATGAAGAAAAAAACAAGTCTCAATACTTAGCATTTGTCAATGGCAAAGAGGACGGAATCGAAATCCGAACAGACAATTTAAATAGTGCAAGTGCCAAAGTTATCTACGGCGTTGATTCTGATATCAATAATATATTCTTCAAACAATTTGAGAATATTAAGTTTAATCATTTCTCTACGGCATTTATAGAATCTCTTATTCAAAGGCATAAGAACGAGGAAAAACTAAATTGCTTTGCAAGTATAGATAGCGATTCCTTCCATTTAGTTGTAATCCAAGGCAAGAATTTATTATTTATCAATCGATTTGATTACACTAAAAATGAAGATATCTTGTATTTCATTTTGTTCGCATTCGAACAATTAAACCTAAACCCAGAGACTATTTCACTGCAACTGTTTGGTGCACCTAACGGCATAACAGAATTACATAATACTCTTTTAAATTATGTTAGAAATGTAGTATTAGGTAAACGATTACATTCGGTTGATTTCTCCTATGTATTCAATGAAATAGAAGATCATGAACATTTCATACTCCTAAACAATTACGTGTGCGAATAA
- a CDS encoding RsmD family RNA methyltransferase, with translation MRIISGSLKGRKFNPPKDLPVRPTTDYGKEGLFSLLDNRYDFENCNVLDLYSGTGNMAYEFASRGAKQVTAVDLDYKCTSYIKQVSKGWDIKTIRVFRSDVSRFIERRKESYDIIYADPPYEIRNLGKILDHILMSGIISKDGILVFEHSKRNDFSKKEQFLEERKYGDVRMSIFSA, from the coding sequence GTGCGAATAATTTCAGGAAGCCTAAAAGGCCGAAAATTCAATCCCCCAAAAGATTTACCGGTTCGTCCTACTACAGATTATGGCAAAGAAGGCTTGTTTAGTCTATTGGACAATCGATATGATTTCGAAAACTGCAACGTACTGGATTTATATAGTGGCACCGGAAATATGGCTTATGAATTCGCATCAAGGGGCGCAAAGCAAGTAACTGCGGTTGACTTAGACTATAAATGCACCAGTTATATTAAACAAGTAAGTAAGGGTTGGGACATTAAGACCATTCGAGTATTCCGCAGCGATGTATCTAGGTTCATCGAAAGAAGAAAAGAATCTTATGATATTATTTATGCCGATCCTCCTTATGAGATAAGGAATTTAGGTAAAATATTGGATCATATATTAATGTCCGGGATAATCAGCAAAGATGGAATTCTAGTCTTTGAACACTCGAAGAGAAATGACTTTTCGAAAAAGGAACAGTTTTTGGAAGAAAGAAAATACGGCGATGTCCGTATGAGTATCTTTTCAGCATAA
- the coaD gene encoding pantetheine-phosphate adenylyltransferase: MEKKIAIFPGSFDPITTGHEAIIKKASYIFDKIVISIGVNTTKNYLFPIETRINWIEKIFIADSKISVKSYEGLTVEFCDSIGANYIIRGLRTSADFEFERQIAYMNEAMNKNIQSVFLLSNQEHSAISSTIVREIIKSGGDASQFVSSQVDLNV; this comes from the coding sequence ATGGAAAAGAAAATTGCAATATTTCCGGGTTCGTTCGATCCAATTACTACAGGTCACGAAGCTATCATCAAGAAAGCATCTTATATATTCGATAAAATCGTAATATCTATTGGAGTAAATACAACTAAGAATTACCTCTTTCCTATAGAAACAAGAATAAATTGGATTGAAAAAATATTTATCGCTGATTCAAAAATTAGTGTAAAAAGCTACGAAGGTTTAACCGTTGAGTTTTGCGATTCGATTGGAGCTAATTATATTATACGAGGATTACGAACATCCGCAGACTTTGAGTTCGAAAGACAAATTGCGTATATGAACGAAGCGATGAATAAAAATATTCAAAGCGTCTTTTTGTTGTCAAACCAAGAGCATTCTGCGATTAGCTCTACAATTGTTCGAGAGATAATCAAATCCGGCGGAGATGCCTCTCAGTTTGTTTCATCACAAGTGGATTTGAATGTTTAA
- a CDS encoding TlpA family protein disulfide reductase, with protein MFKYLIPVLLILLGINFNSSAQNVTIKGKAESYKGQFISIVQKKDYISGLEEISSKSLIDENGNFEVAFDTEHTIKCALRIGSVNANIYISPDRTYIVSFPETPKTTPKTLSNSAFVSLLIDNGTDDDLNSLISDFNIFRDDFIDDNYGLFMRGAYRILKTKVDSFKINANEKFGGKGNAYFKVYLKYSIGEIEIARGKSKQDLYDEYVKPHAISFYNNQYMNFFSQYYGKRMGSIALYNSNFVDAINIDESLEKINEVLAGELGYNTPKLREAAILFGLFENRNSPVLLKNGILKILNQIADHGLSETHKEIARNIIIGIKKNMVGSPAHAFDLLDENGNMVSLSDFKGKYVYIDFWATWCVPCLREMKMMKSLEEKYGDRIEFISISIDKDYDVMKKFLGENKYDWTFLHMGNSESLKNKYAVMSIPIYYLIDPYGKFIRSPAKRPSANIQVLFDNLLEGGD; from the coding sequence ATGTTTAAATATCTAATTCCAGTACTTCTAATCTTATTGGGAATTAATTTCAACTCGTCGGCCCAGAATGTTACAATTAAGGGCAAGGCAGAAAGTTATAAAGGACAATTTATTTCGATAGTTCAAAAGAAAGATTATATATCGGGATTAGAAGAAATTAGCTCAAAAAGTCTAATTGACGAAAACGGAAATTTCGAAGTTGCATTTGACACAGAACACACAATAAAATGTGCACTTAGAATAGGTAGCGTAAACGCAAATATTTATATATCACCAGATAGAACTTATATAGTTTCATTCCCAGAAACACCAAAAACCACTCCTAAAACATTAAGCAATTCAGCTTTCGTATCGCTATTAATAGACAACGGGACTGACGATGATTTAAATTCTCTTATTAGCGATTTTAATATTTTTCGGGATGATTTCATTGACGATAATTACGGTCTATTCATGAGGGGTGCATATCGGATTTTAAAAACGAAAGTGGATTCCTTTAAAATTAATGCCAATGAAAAGTTTGGAGGCAAAGGGAATGCCTACTTCAAAGTATATTTAAAATACAGCATTGGAGAAATCGAAATAGCTCGAGGGAAGAGCAAGCAAGATTTGTATGATGAGTACGTGAAGCCACATGCGATATCCTTTTACAACAATCAATACATGAATTTTTTTAGCCAGTATTATGGTAAAAGAATGGGATCTATCGCTTTATACAATTCAAATTTTGTCGACGCTATTAATATTGATGAAAGTTTAGAAAAAATAAATGAAGTACTGGCTGGAGAATTAGGTTATAACACACCTAAGCTAAGAGAAGCAGCTATATTATTCGGATTATTCGAGAACCGAAATAGCCCTGTACTATTAAAAAACGGCATCCTGAAAATACTAAACCAAATTGCAGACCATGGGTTATCTGAGACGCATAAAGAAATTGCGCGGAATATAATTATCGGTATTAAAAAGAACATGGTAGGATCTCCAGCTCATGCTTTCGACTTATTGGACGAAAACGGGAACATGGTTTCTCTTAGCGATTTCAAAGGTAAATACGTCTATATTGATTTCTGGGCCACTTGGTGTGTACCCTGTTTAAGAGAAATGAAAATGATGAAAAGTCTGGAAGAGAAGTATGGTGATCGAATTGAATTTATTAGCATTTCCATCGATAAAGACTATGATGTAATGAAGAAGTTCTTGGGTGAAAATAAATATGACTGGACGTTCCTTCATATGGGGAATTCGGAGTCGTTAAAAAACAAGTACGCCGTAATGTCTATTCCTATCTACTACTTAATCGACCCTTACGGAAAGTTTATTCGCTCTCCTGCAAAAAGGCCAAGTGCAAACATTCAAGTTTTGTTTGATAATTTACTAGAGGGAGGAGACTAA